From Bombyx mori chromosome 3, ASM3026992v2, the proteins below share one genomic window:
- the Alpm gene encoding membrane-bound alkaline phosphatase precursor (The RefSeq protein has 2 substitutions compared to this genomic sequence) — translation MSTWWLVVVAAAAAAGLVRAEDRYHPERLAAGEASAATRSAAESEASFWVREAQEAIERREREGAGAKQAAGHAKNVVMFLGDGMSVPTLAAARTLLGQRRGQTGEEASLHFEQFPTLGLAKTYCVNAQVPDSSCTATAYLCGVKANQGTLGVTAAVPRHDCEASTDVTKRVQSIAEWALADGRDVGIVTTTRITHASPAGTFAKVANRNWENDNDVKQEGHDVNRCPDIAHQLIKMAPGNKFKVIFGGGRREFLPTTQVDEEGTRGLRTDGRNLIEEWQNDKESQKVSYKYLWNRQELLKLGSSPPDYLLGLFEGSHLQYHLEGDESTEPTLAELTDVAIRVLSRNERGFFLFVEGGRIDHAHHDNYAHLALDETIEMDRAVKVATDALKEDESLVVVTADHTHVMSFNGYSPRGTDVLGTVRSLDSNRMPFMVLSYTNGPGARIQQNGVRPDVTTDANFGALRWRTHTDVPLDSETHGGDDVTVFAWGVHHWMFSGLYEQTHVPHRMAWAACMGPGRHVCVSAATVPTAALLSLLLAAFITLRHQCFL, via the exons ATGTCTACATGGTGGTTAGTTGtggtggcggcggcggcggcggcggggcTGGTGAGGGCCGAGGACCGCTACCACCCGGAGCGGCTCGCGGCGGGCGAGGCCAGCGCGGCCACGAGGAGCGCCGCCGAGTCCGAGGCGAGCTTCTGGGTGCGGGAGGCGCAGGAAGCTATCGAGAGACGCGAGCGAGAGGGGGCGGGCGCGAAGCAAGCAGCCGGCCATGCCAAGAACGTGGTCATGTTCCTCGGAGACGGCATGTCCGTGCCCACGCTGGCCGCCGCCCGCACGCTGCTGGGACAGCGACGGGGACAGACGGGAGAAGAGGCTAGCTTGCACTTTGAACAATTCCCCACTCTCGGTCTTGCGAAG ACCTACTGCGTGAACGCTCAAGTCCCGGACTCGTCGTGCACGGCGACGGCATACCTGTGCGGCGTGAAGGCCAACCAAGGCACCCTCGGAGTGACGGCCGCCGTGCCGAGGCACGACTGCGAGGCTTCCACCGACGTCACCAAGCGGGTGCAGTCCATCGCCGAGTGGGCACTGGCTGACGGGAGAGATGTCG GTATAGTGACGACCACTCGCATCACGCATGCCTCTCCGGCGGGCGCTTTCGCCAAGGTCGCCAACAGGAACTGGGAGAATGATAACGACGTGAAACAAGAAGGCCACGACGTCAACCGCTGTCCGGACATCGCTCACCAGCTGATCAAGATGGCGCCAGGAAAcaaatttaaa GTGATCTTTGGCGGAGGAAGACGAGAATTTTTACCGACAACCCAAGTCGATGAAGAGGGCACCCGAGGTCTAAGAACAGACGGCCGCAATCTGATCGAAGAATGGCAGAACGATAAGGAGTCGCAGAAAGTGAGCTACAAGTATCTGTGGAATCGACAGGAACTTTTGAAACTGGCCTCATCTCCGCCCGACTACCTGCTCGGACTGTTCGAGGGCAGTCACTTGCAGTACCATCTCGAGGGAGATGAGAGCACGGAGCCAACCCTCGCCGAGCTAACAGACGTTGCCATCCGCGTGCTGAGTCGCAACGAGCGCGGTTTCTTCTTGTTCGTGGAGGGAGGGCGCATCGACCACGCGCATCACGACAACTACGCGCACCTCGCGCTCGATGAGACCATTGAGATGGATCGGGCCGTGAAAGTGGCCACAGACGCACTCAAGGAGGACGAGTCCTTGGTGGTAGTGACTGCTGACCACACCCACGTCATGTCGTTCAACGGGTACTCACCGCGAGGAACGGACGTGCTCGGAACGGTGCGGAGTTTGGACAGCAACAGAATGCCTTTCATGGTGCTCTCGTACACCAACGGACCCGGAGCAAGGATCCAGCAGAACGGCGTTCGACCCGACGTAACGACCGACGCCAACTTCG GTGCACTGCGCTGGAGGACGCACACGGACGTCCCGCTGGACTCGGAGACGCACGGCGGAGATGACGTCACGGTGTTCGCATGGGGTGTGCACCACTGGATGTTCTCTGGTCTGTACGAGCAGACGCACGTGCCACACCGCATGGCGTGGGCAGCCTGCATGGGCCCGGGCCGCCACGTCTGCGTCTCGGCTGCCACTGTGCCCACTGCGGCGCTGCTTTCTCTCTTGCTCGCCGCCTTCATCACCTTGCGGCATCAATGCTTTCTCTAA